In Marinibacterium anthonyi, the DNA window GCGCCGGCAAGAAACGCCACGCGCTGGTCCAGCTGGACGGCTGACGGGCCAAATGGGTGTCCCACGCGTGGGACATCCGCCGACCTCAGGAAATTCAAGGACTTGCAAAGGCGCGTTTACCCCTTGGCAAGACGTGCCAAAGATTTCCACAGGTCGAGGTTAACCAGACATTAGCACTTGAGGCGCTCTTATGGCGTCCATGTTCGATTCCGTTCCGCTCTCACCCAGGCCCCGGCCCCTGACCCAGAGCCCCGCGTATTTCCGGGCGCTTCTTGCCGCGGGGGAAAAACCCCGCCGGCTGGCCGATGAAACCCTGTTGACGACCCGGCGGCTGCCCGCCGGGCTGCGTGTGACCCGGATCAACCGGGCGGATCTTGAACCGCAGCTGCTGCCGCTGCTGGTGAAGGATGCCGGCATGTCGCGGCACCCCTTCCTGCTGGCGCCCGACCGCCCCTGTCCCGACCTCGCGCGGCTTGGCGCGCTGCGAATCGGGCGCAGCCCCGCCGCGATCGAATTGCCGCTGGACGGGGACCTGGCCGCGGGACTGGATCCGGTCTGGCGGCACCGGCTGGGCCACGCGGTGCGCCACGACGTGTCCGTGTCCTGCACCAACCTGCCCATGGATCCCGGTCATTGGATCTTTGGCGACCAGCGGACCGACCGGCGGCGCCGGCTGCCGCCCAGCGTGCTGACGCTGGCCTATGCCGCCGCCAACCCGGGCGATGCGAAACTGTTCACCGCCCACGTGGGGCCGACCCGCATCGCTGCGACGCTGATCCTGCTGCATGATTCTGTCGCGACCTGGCACATGGCGCGCACCACGCCCCATGGACAGGCCAGGGCCGCCCATTACCAGCTGCTGTGGGAAGCGATGTGCTGGCTGGCGGAACGGAATTACAACCGGTTCGACCTGGGCAGCCTGGGGTCCGGTGCGCCGGATACGGATGCGTTCCGCCTGGGCACCGGGGCGATGGCGCGCCCGCTGGGCGATGTCTGGGCCTGGTGGCCACCGGCCGGGCGGTTGGCGCCGGCCCGGTTCCGCAAACCGCCGCCCGCCCCGGCCCGTCCGCCCGCGCGTCCCGTGCCCTAACCTTCGGCCTTCTCTTCCAGATGCAGCCATTCCTCCTCGGCCGCGGACAGCTTTTCCTGCCGTTGGACAAGGGCTTCGGTCGCCTTGCGGAACTTGACCGGCTCGCGGGTGAAAAGCTCGGGATCAGCCATCAGCTGTTCCAGCTTGCCGATCTCGGCTTCCAGCCGCTCGATCTCGGCCGGAAGCGCCTGGAGCCGATGTCTTTCGGTAAAGGACAGGCCCGCCTTGGGTTTTTCGGCGGACTTCGCCGCACCGGCACCGGCCTTGGTGTCTGGCTTGGGGGCCGGCTTGGCCTCTGCCCCCGCGCGATCCGGGCGTTGGGCAATGTAATCGGACCACCCGCCGGCATAGGCGGTGGCCTGCCCGTCGCCTTCCATCGCGATGGTGGTGGATGCGACACGGTCCAGGAAGTCGCGGTCGTGGCTGACCAGCAGCACGGTGCCGTCGTAATCGTCCAGCAGTTCCTGCAGCAGGTCCAGCGTTTCGATGTCCAGGTCGTTGGTCGGTTCGTCCAGCACCAGCACGTTCGACGGTTTGGCCATCAGCCGCGCCAGCAGCAGCCGCGCCTTTTCCCCGCCCGACAGCGAACGGACCGGCGCACGCACCTGGCGTTCGTCGAACAGGAAGTCCTTGAGGTAGCCCACCACGTGACGCGGCTGGCCCCGCACCATGACCTGGTCGGCCTGCCCCGAAACGTTCATCGACGGATCCGTCGTCAGGCTGTCCCACAGCGTCAGGTCGGGATCCAGCTGCGCGCGGGCCTGGTCGAAGACGGCGATTTCCAGGTTTGTGCCGTGCTTTACGGTGCCGGCGTCCGGTTCGACCTCGCCCAGCAGGATCTTGAGCAGCGTGGTCTTGCCCACGCCGTTGGGCCCCACGAAAGCCACCCGGTCGCCCCGGTTCACCAAGATGGAAAAATCCTGCGCGATGGGCTTTTCGGCGAAGGCCTTGGTGATGTCGGTCGCCTCGATGACCTTCTTGCCGGATTTCGGCCCCGATTCGAGCGCGAAATCCGCCGTCCCCTGCCGCCGGATCTGGCTGGCGCGGTCGGCGCGCAGATCCTGCAGGGCGCGGACCCGGCCCATGTTGCGCTTGCGCCGGGCGGAAATGCCTTCGACGGCCCAACGGGCTTCGGCCTTGATCTTGCGGTCAAGCTTGTGGCGCGCGTTGTCTTCGTCGTCCCAGACCTTGTCGCGCCATTCCTCGAAACCGTCAAAGCCCCGGTCCTGCCGGCGCACCGCGCCCCGGTCGATCCAGAGCGTGCCCCGGGTCAGCGCGCGCAGGAAGGCGCGGTCGTGACTGATCAGGACAAATGCCTCGCGGGTGGTCCTGAGCTGGTTTTCAAGCCAGCCAATGGCTTCGATGTCCAGGTGGTTGGTCGGTTCGTCCAGCAGCATCAGGTCCGGCGCTTCGGCCATCAGCCGCGCCAGGGCCGCGCGCCGCCGCTCGCCGCCCGAGGCGACGCCGACCGCGCGCGCGGGATCGAATTTCAGCCCCTCGGCCACCTGTTCGACCTTGTAGAGTTCGCCCGGATCCAGCGAGGCGGAGGCGAAATCGCCCAGCGTGGCGAACCCCGCCATGTCCGGGTCCTGCTCCATATAGCCGACCGACGTGCCCTGGGGCACGATGACCTGGCCCCGGTCGGGTTCGACCAGGCCTGCCATGACCTTCATCAGGGTCGATTTGCCCGACCCGTTGCGCCCGACAAGGGCCAGGCGGTCGCCCTCGTGCACCACGAGGTCGAGGTCGGAAAAGACAGGGTCGCCGCCGAAGGTCAGCGAGATGTCGGTGAGTTGCAAAAGTGGGATACGGGCCATGCGCGCCAGCTAATCAGCGCGGCGGTCGCCGTCAACGGGGCTTGTTGACGGGGGGCTGCCGGCGCTTCTATTCGGCGGGGATCTTCTGCTTGTCGGGCACCTCGAGGGCAAAGCCGTAGGTGGCGCGTTCGGCATAGGCGCCGGCGGCGATGTCGCGGGTATAGCGGTGAAAATGCCAGTGGTAGAGGCAGGCGGTCACGAAGCGCGGGGCGCTGATGGCGTCGCGGCCCAGCTCGGCCTTCTGAATGCGGTACTGGCGCAGGTATTCGCGGCTCATCGCCTTCAGCTCGCCCTCCCGCGCCATGGCGCGCGCCAGGCGACTGGCCATGATAGCGGCACCGATCCATTCCCTTGGCGCCGAGGGCGTGACGCCCTGGCTGGCCAGCATCGCCGCCTTGCGGCGGTTGGCACCGTCGGCGCGGACGATGTCGGTCCGGATCCGCCCGAAATAGGCGTCGGGCGTATAAAGGCGTTCCATCAGCGCGCTGTGCCCCAGTTTCAGCGCGTCGGGCGTCATGTTCCGGGGTTCGAAATTGACGGCGGCGTCGCCGGTGCGGATGCGGCCTTCGTCCGAGAGCCTCTTGAACAGCGGCGTGCCGGGGATCGCCGACAGGATCGAGACCACCGTGGCGGCGATGCCGTTGGCGGAGGTGAAGTCGTATTGCCGGTCGAAAATACCCGGATCGTCGTTGTCGAAGCCCACGATCATGCCCATGTCGACGATGATCCCGGCCTGACGAATTCGCAGCAATTTGTCAGACAGGCTGTCGCCGCGCACGTTCTGGACCTTGCGGATCTCCTTCAGAGACTCCTCGTTTGGGCTTTCTATACCGATGAAAACGTTCGAGATATTTGCCTGGAACATCAGATCGAGAAGCTCGGGCTGATCGGCGAGGTCGATCGTCGCCTCGACGGCGACGCGCATCGGGTAACCGCGGGCCTTCTGCCAGTCGATGAGGTCGAGCAGCAGCGCCCGGGCGGCCTTTTTGTCGCCGATGAAATTGTCGTCGACCAGCATGACCGACCCGTAACCGGCGGCGAAGGCGGCGTCGATTTCGGCCAGAACCTGGGACGGGGCCTTGGTGCGGGGACGGCGGCCGAAGATGACGATGATGTCGCAGAATTCGCACAGGAACGGGCAGCCGCGCGAGAACTGGGCCGGCGCGGTGACATAGGCATCGGCCGGGACCAGGTCGAACCGCGGGGTGGGCACGTCGCGCACGTCGGGCTTTTCGTCCATCTCGTAGCGTTTCAGCGTCGGGCGGCCATGGGCGTAATCGTCCAGGAATTGCGGCCAGGTGCCTTCGGCTTCGCCGATGAAGATCGCGTCGGCGCGGTCGTGAAACGGCGCTTCGTTCACGGTGACATAGGGGCCGCCGACCACCTTGATCGCGGGAAAATCGGCAACGCGGTCGAGCCAGTCGAACATCCGCTCGCGCTGGACGATCATGCCGGTGATGGCGATGACGTCGAAGTCGCGCAGCACTTCGGGATCTATCTGTTCGATCTGTTCGTCGAAGAGCACAAAGTCGTGAGGTTCGGGGGTCAGCGCGGCCAGAACGGTGACGGCACCAACCAGCATCCGGCTTTTCTTGGCCCCCGGCAGCAGCGGCAGCGAATAGTCGAACCCGTAATAGCTGGGTTCGAATCGCGGCGAAATCATGGCGATCCTCAGCTTGCGCGGCTCGGCATTTCCAGAAATCTCCTGCGTCTCCAACAGGTTCATGACATGCCTCCCAATCAACAAATAAATCTTGAATTGCAGCAAACAACTTCGCTGTAAGTAACTTAGCTCACACTTCATGATTGAAGTCTGCAAGAAAATGACACGATTGCCCGACCACCAATATGCCGATCAGGGCAAAGTTATCGAGGCGATCGCAAACCGGCGATCTAGCCGGCAACCGCGCGCAGCAGCTTCTTGCGGGCAGGGGGAATGGCGCCGATTTCAAGTCCGGTGAAGACGTGCAGCGTGTTCATCTGCCGGTCTACGACCGCATGATCGCTGACCCAGCCGCCCATCATCAGGTAGGTCCGCAACAACGGCGGCATCTTCAGCATCGCCTTCTTCGCATCCGGCTTGCGGCGCAACCGCGCGGCATAGCGGAAGATCTCGGGCGCCTTGACCCGGGGCAGCCAGCGATTGGGCGCCAGGTGGCGGGCCTTGAGCACGGCGAAGGCGTCCAGGTAGGTGTCCGTCTCGGTCCCCGCGAAGGAAGAGCAGCCGAACAGCATTTCGACCCGCTGGTCATCGACCAGCCGGGTCATCGCCCCCCAGGCCACGCGCAGAATGTCGGGATCGGACCAGTCGGGGTGGATGCAGAACCGCCCCACCTCGACCATGCGGCCCTGGAAATCGGCCAGAGCCGACAACCCGTAATACTGCGCCGAATAACAGCGGTCGAGTTCGCCGCCGTGTTCCAGAAGCAGCAACCGAAAGCAGCAGACCAGCGTCCCGGACCGCAGATCGCGCACCATGACATGCAGACAGGTTTTGTCGAAAACGTCACAATCCGGCCCCTGAAGCCCGAAGCACAGCCCCCGCAGGGCCTGTGCCTGGGCCAGGTCCCCCGGCCCCGCGGCCAGCGCGGCATGGTATTTTCCACGGGTCAGCGACGGCAGTTTCAGCGGCATCGGCAACGGCGTCCTGTCAGCAACGACTCAGGGTCCGGCCGCGGCTAGCACACCGGATCCGACAATTATGTGACGCCGACGGTCGAAGGAAAAGGCGGGCCAAGAAAAAGGCGGGCCGGCACAGAGCGGCCCGCACCGGGGTCGAAAAGGTAAACGGACAAGGGAATCAGGCGCCGGCCCCAAGCGATTGCCCGGAACACCGGCCCCAAGCAATGTCCCCGACATACTGGCCCCGAATACTGGCCCTAGAGACCGCCCGGACGATAATTTCCGAGGTTGCCGAACAATTGCCGCAGGAAGGTCTTGTCGGTGATTCCCGAACTGGTGACCCGCCGCGTCAGCGGAACGACATTGCCGTCTTCCAGCGCGTAGGTCTCGATATTGCGGACGACGCCGGAGTCATCGAAGCTGATCGCGACCAGCTTGCGTTCGACTTCCTTGGGTTCGGCGGCGCCGAAATAGCGCATCTTTGTCGACAGATAGTAATAGTCGCTGTTGGGCAGGACCCCCACCGACGACGGCGTCCCGACGGATTCGGCCACGCTGTCGCGCGTATCCACGCCCACGACCAGCTGCGCCAGTTCGGCATCCGACGGCGCATAGCCGTGGTTGCGGTATTGCACCGTGCAGGCCCCAAGGCCGACAGCCAGCGCCAGTGCCGCCATCAGGCGGAGCCCGGGCCGGGATCGGGTCGCTCTTGGGATCATGTCTGCCTCTTGTATTGCCGTATCATGCCTTTTATCCCGATACCCCAATCCGCCCTTGGGGTTCAAGAAACGAAAAGAGGCCTGGAATGACCGATCAGCCGCAGCAAGCCGACAAGATCCGCGTCGCGGACCTGAGCCAGCAGGTCCCGACCCCGTTCCGCATCGTGCCCGACGCGGATGCGCTGAAGGGACTCGCGGCGGTTCTGGACCTGGATGGCCTGCGCAAGCTGCGCTTTGAAGGCACCATCGCCGCGCAAGGCCAGCGCGACTGGCTGCTGACCGGCCGGCTGGGCGCCACGGTGGTGCAGCCCTGCGTGGTGACGCTGGCCCCGGTGACGACCCGGGTCGAAACGGACGTGCGCCGGGTCTACGTGAAGGATTACGTGCTTCCCAACGGCGACGAGGTCGAGATGCCCGAGGATGACGAGACCGAACCGCTGGGCCGCGAGATCGACCTGGGCGCGGTGATGACCGAGGCGCTGTCGCTGGCGCTGCCGGTCTATCCGCGCGCGGACGCGGCCGAGATGGAAAGCACCGTCTTTACCGAGCCGGGCAAGCAGGCGATGACCGATGACGACACCAAACCCTTTGCCGCGCTGGCCGCTCTGAAGACGGACCGTACGGAAAAGAAATGATCATGGCGTGAAGAGGGAAGGATTGAGGGGGGGTATCGCAGCGGAATTTCGCGAAAACCACCCACTTTCCCCTTGCGCCGGAAACGCGAATCCGTATTTTCGCGCCTTCATCGAATTTAGGGTTGGACAAGCTCGGGGCCGCGGCCTACACGCTCGTCACGCCCGAGAGTGTGACACTAGCAAACGCGGCCCACCGAAACTCCCGGGCCCAGAGAAGGTAAGGTTGAGACATGGCCGTTCAACAGAACAAAGTCTCCAAGTCGCGCCGCAACAACCGTCGCGCCCATGACGCGCTGGTCGCAGCGAACCCGAATGAATGCTCCAACTGCGGAGAACTCAAGCGGCCGCACCACGTGTGCGCGTCCTGCGGTCACTATGACGACCGCGAGATCGTTGCCGTGGGCGACGAGATCGATCTCGACGAAGACGCTGCCTGACCGCTGACAACTGCCTGCAGGCTTCAGTGACAACACGAACGTGACGCCCCCCTCCCCTCCGATGCCCGACCGGACAGACCGTATCGTTATTTCGGTTGATGCCATGGGGGGAGACAAGGGGCCTGCGGCTGTGGTCGCAGGTCTTGCGACCTCTGTTCAGAAGAACCCCGACATCGCCTTCATCCTTCACGGACCGGAAGACGAGCTTGAGAAGCTGATCGCGCGCCGGCGTGCCCTGCACGACCGGGTCGAGATCCGGCATGCCGCGGACGTGGTCACGATGGAAGACCGCCCCAGCCAGGTGATGCGCCATGGCGAGGGCACGTCGATGTGGTCGACGCTGGATTGCGTGCGCAACGGCGAAGCGACCGTGGCGGTGAGCTGCGGCAACACCGGCGCGCTGATGGCGCTGTCGATGGTCCGGCTGCGCCGGTTGCCGGGCGTGTCGCGTCCGGCGATTGCCGTTCTGTGGCCGTCGCGGAACCCGCAGGGGTTCAACGTGATGCTGGACGGCGGCGCCGACATTCGCGCCGATGCCCGCGATCTTCTGCAATTCGCCCTGATGGGCACATCCTATGCGCGCAACGGCCTGGGGCTGAAACGTCCCCGGATCGGGCTGCTGAACGTGGGCACCGAACGGACCAAGGGCCGCCCGGAGCTGCAGGAAGCGCACGCGCTGATCTCGCGCTATGCCGAGCCCGCGCAATACGATTTCATCGGTTTCGTCGAGGGCGGGGACCTTCCCGGCGATGTCTGCGACGTGATCGTGACCGACGGGTTTACCGGAAACGTGGCTCTGAAGACCGGCGAAGGCACGGCGGCGCTGATCGGCGACCAGCTGAAGGCCAGCTTCCGCATGTCGCCGCTGTCGCGGCTGGCGGCGATGCTGGCCTATCGCCCGCTGATGCGCCTGAACAAGCGGATCGATCCGCGCCGGGTCAACGGCGGCGTGTTCCTGGGGCTGAACGGCACGGTGGTGAAATCCCACGGCAGCGCCGACGCCACGGGGATATCGGCCGCGGTCAAGCTGGCCTTTCAGCTGGCGGAATCGCAGTTTTCGCAAAAGATCGCCGCACGGCTTGCATCCGTGGACGAGCTTGACCATGATGCCCGTGCCGATACGACGGCCGAAGAACCAATCATAAAAAAAGGGCAGACTTGACAAATGGTTAGCCGAGCCGTTGTGCAAGGTGTGGGGCACTATCTTCCTGAGCGTGTGGTTCCGAACAGCCATTTCGAGAGCTTTCTGGACACGTCGGACGAATGGATCCGCACGCGGTCCGGGATCGAACGGCGCCATTTCGCGGCCGAGGGCCAGACCACGTCGGAACTGGCCGCCCATGCCGCCCGCGCCGCCCTGGCCAATGCAGGGATGGAGATCGACGAGATCGACGCGATCATCGTCGCCACATCCACCGCCGACCTGACCTTCCCCTCTGCCGCCACCATGGTGCAGGCCGACCTGGGCATGACCCATGGGTTCGCCTTTGACGTCCAAGCCGTCTGTGCGGGGTTCGTCTATGCGCTGACCAATGCCAATGCGCTGATCGTGTCAGGCCAGGTCAAGACCGTCATGGTGATCGGGGCGGAAACCTTCAGCCGGATCATGGACTGGACCGACAGGGCGACCTGTGTGCTGTTCGGCGATGGTGCCGGCGCGCTGATCCTGCGCGCGGACGAAGGCGAAGGCACCTCGGACGATCGCGGCATCCTGTCCGCCGACCTGCATTCCGACGGCCGCTACCGCGACCTGCTGTATGTCGACGGCGGCGTCAGCACGCAAACCACCGGCTACCTGCGCATGCAGGGCAATCAGGTGTTCCGCCACGCGGTGGAAAAACTGGCCTCGACCGCGCGCGCCGCGCTGGAAAAGGCCGGGCTGGGGCCCGACGACCTGGACTGGATCGTGCCGCACCAGGCGAATATCCGCATCATCCAGGGCACCGCCCGCAAGATGAACCTGCCGATGGACAAGGTCGTGGTGACCGTCCAGGACCACGGCAACACCTCGGCCGCGTCGATCCCGATGGCCCTGTCGGTGGGCGTGGAACGCGGCCAGATCAAGCCCGGCGACCTGCTGGTGACCGAAGCGATCGGCGGCGGGCTGGCCTGGGGCGCGGTGGTCCTGCGCTGGTAGGCCCGGGACGCACCGGACGCACCGGACGCACCGGGGGCGCCCCGCTGCGCTTTCGGTTTCCGTCTGGTATCGGCGGAGAAACACCGCCAAAGAAGCTTCCTGCAATTCGTTGATATTGACAGCTAAATTTGCATGGGCCTATCCTTTGAAAAAAACCCGGGGGACGGTATGGGAGAAAAGACCTTGACGCGGATGGATCTGAGCGAAGCGGTGTTCCGCGAAGTCGGTCTGTCCCGCAACGAAAGCTCGCAGCTTGTGGAAAGCATGCTCGAGCATATGTCCGACGCGTTGGTGCGGGGGGAACAGGTCAAGATCTCGTCCTTTGGCACCTTCACCGTGCGCGAGAAATCCGCGCGTGTCGGGCGCAACCCCAAGACGGGGGAAGAGGTGCCGATTCAGCCCCGCAGGGTGCTGACCTTCCGGCCCTCGCATCTGATGAAGGACCGTGTTGCCGCCGGCAACAAGAAGTAGGCCAGAAGACGTAGGCCAGGTTTGGCCTGATTGGAGCCTGAATGGAAAAATCGCCCGACGCCTTTCGCACCATCAGCGAAGTCGCCGACTGGCTGGGCATTCAGGCGCATGTCCTTCGCTTCTGGGAAAGCAAGTTTACCCAGGTGAAGCCAGTCAAACGTGCCGGCGGGCGGCGGTATTACCGCCCTGCCGACATGATGCTTCTGGGTGGCATCAAGAAACTGCTGCACGAAGACGGGATGACCATCAAGGGCGTCCAGAAAGTGTTGCGGGAACAAGGGATTGCGACGGTGTCAGAGCTGTCGCAATCGCTGGACGACATGGCCGTCAACGCCGCCCGGCCGCGCCGGGCACAGACGGTCGTGCCCTTCCATGCCCGGCCTTCGGTGCTGGAAACCGCCGCGAAGGCGCGCGAGAACGCGCAGGTCGAACTGGCGCTCAGCGGAGAGGACGACCGGTTCGACGACGATTTCATCGGCGATGACCTGATCGAATCCAGCCCCCTTCGCGAAGCCCCGGTCCTGCCGCAGACCGCCGCGCCGCTGGCGGGCGACAGGCCCGACGACGCCACGCCTGCCGCATTCGACGCCGTCGATGACGAGACCGGCGAGGAAAATCCGGCCGAGGCCACGCCCCTGGATGCCGCGCCCCGGACGCCTGATCTGTCCGACGCGGACGACGACGGCGCGCCTGCCGCCCCCTCCATGCCGACCTTCCGCCGCCACCCGGCCGCCCCCGTGGCGCCCGCCCCAATGATCGAAGGGCCGGTGGTGGAAGAAGAAACCCTGCCCGGCGTGACCGCCGATTTTGCAGAGATCCCGGACGCCGTCGAAGACCCGACCGAGACGGTCGACGCGGCGCGCGAAGAGGTCGACGAAGAGGTCGCTGATTCTCTCGACCTGCCCGACGAGGACGACGCCGAGGCCCCCGAGATCGAAGAACCGGTCGAAGAGACCCTTGAGGCGGTGGAAGAAATGGCGGTCGAGGAGTCGGCCGAGGAAAACTTTGACGCCCCGCTGGATGACGTGACCGAGGCCCCGCTGGACGACGCCGCGGTCGAAGACGAACCGATCGGCGTGGCGCCGGACGAAGATGCGCCGGTCGAAGATGCGCCGCAGGATGAGACGCCCGAGGCAGACGAAGCGCCCGAAGGTGAGACCCCGGAAGACGAACCGCTGGCGGCCGCCGATACGGCGCTTGAGGACGTCAACGAAGACGCTGTCGAAGACCAGACGCCCGCGACCGGCCTGCGCCCGCGCGTCGTCGATGCCCCCGATCCGCCGGCCGAGGACCAGATCGACGCGGCCCCCGGCCTTCTGTCGCTGGTGGCCCGGCTGGACCGCCTGCCCGCCGATCAAAGCGCCGATATCGCCTCGCTGGCCGAGGCGCTGCATGCCTGGAAGACCGGCCAGGCCTCGCGCCACGCGGCGCAATAGGTCCGGCGCGGGCCGGGCTTTTCCGCCGTGCGAATTTCGGTGAAATCTCCTGCCGATTTGTCCCGGATTTGCCCTTGCCCCCGCCGGCAAAATCTTTATGAACACTCCAACGTCGGGCTATGGCGCAGCCTGGTAGCGCGTCCGTCTGGGGGACGGAAGGTCGCAGGTTCGAGTCCTGCTAGCCCGACCAATATCGCTGATCCCCGCCAGGATCGGCACCGAATATCCCGAACACGATCACGGGACACAGGAGGCCCGAAGGCATGAGTGGCGTCCTCTGCGACAGCGGTATCCGCGACTTGATCGTCTCCGGCGCAGTGTCCGCCGACCCCGACATCCTCCCCGATCAGATCCAGCCGGCCAGCCTTGATTTGCGGCTTGGCACCAGGGCCCATCGCCTGCGCGCGTCCTTCCTGACCGGCAAGGGCGCCACCGTCGCCGACCGCATGACCGAGCTGGAGATGCATTGCATCGACCTGACCGATGGCGCGGTGCTGGAAAAGGGCTGCGTCTACCTTGTGCCGCTGATGGAACGGGTGTCCCTGCCCAAGGGCATATCGGCCGCGGCCAATGCCAAAAGCTCGACCGGGCGGCTGGACCTGCTGACGCGGGTGGTGATCGATGACGGCACCGAATTCGACCGCGTCCAGGGCGGCTATGACGGCCCGCTTTATGCCGAAATCTGCCCCCGCAGCTTTTCGGTGCTGGTGCGGCCCGGCATGCGGCTGAACCAGATCCGGTTCCGCGACGGCCAGGCGGTGCTAAGCGATGACGAATTGCGCGCGCTGCATGCGCGGACGCCGCTGGTCGACACGCCGGCGCTGATCCAGGACGGTCTGGGCTTTTCCGTCGACCTGAAACCGCAGGGCACCACGCTGGTGGGCTACCGGGCGAAACCCCATACCGGGCTGATCGACCTGGACCGGATCGGCGCTTACGACCCGGCCGATTACTGGGAAGAAATCCATTCCGAAACCGGCCGCATCATCCTGGATCCCGGGGCGTTCTACATCCTTGTCAGCCGCGAGGCGGTGCATATCCCGCCCGCCTATGCCGCTGAAATGGCGCCCTATCTGGCGATGGTCGGCGAATTCCGGGTGCATTACGCGGGCTTCTTCGACCCGGGCTTCGGCCATGCCGAAGCCGGCGGCGCGGGCGCGCGCGGCGTGCTGGAAGTGCGCTGCCACGAGGCGCCTTTCGTGCTGGAACACGGGCAGGTGGTGGGCCGGCTGGTCTATGAACGGATGTCCGCGCCTCCGGCCACGCTGTATGGGGCCGGGATCGCGTCGAATTACCAGGGCCAGGGTCTGAAACTGGCCAAACACTTCCGCTAGAACCGCCGCACCTTGCGCGCCTGCTGCGCGGCCTGGCGCGCCAGGTCGCTTTGCTGACGCTGTTTCCGGGCCTCGGTCGGGGCGGGCGCGTCCCAGGGTCCTTTTGCATGATCGGGCGCATGATCGCGTGCATCCTGGACCGGCGGACGCGGCTTGGCCTTGGGCGCCTTGCCCTGCCCCATGTTGCGGCTGGCGGCGCGGATGCCCGCGTTGATCCCCTTGCGCATGGCCCGGCGCATGAAGATGCGCAGGAACATGTTGATGTATCTGTCCATGTGGCGGCTCCGTTTCCTGAGCCTGATCTAGGGATGAATCCCGACGTTTTCAGGGCCTAAGCAGGGCGTTTCAGTCTTCGAACAACTCGGTCTGATCCTCGCCGCCCA includes these proteins:
- a CDS encoding 2'-deoxycytidine 5'-triphosphate deaminase, whose translation is MSGVLCDSGIRDLIVSGAVSADPDILPDQIQPASLDLRLGTRAHRLRASFLTGKGATVADRMTELEMHCIDLTDGAVLEKGCVYLVPLMERVSLPKGISAAANAKSSTGRLDLLTRVVIDDGTEFDRVQGGYDGPLYAEICPRSFSVLVRPGMRLNQIRFRDGQAVLSDDELRALHARTPLVDTPALIQDGLGFSVDLKPQGTTLVGYRAKPHTGLIDLDRIGAYDPADYWEEIHSETGRIILDPGAFYILVSREAVHIPPAYAAEMAPYLAMVGEFRVHYAGFFDPGFGHAEAGGAGARGVLEVRCHEAPFVLEHGQVVGRLVYERMSAPPATLYGAGIASNYQGQGLKLAKHFR
- a CDS encoding MerR family regulatory protein, translated to MEKSPDAFRTISEVADWLGIQAHVLRFWESKFTQVKPVKRAGGRRYYRPADMMLLGGIKKLLHEDGMTIKGVQKVLREQGIATVSELSQSLDDMAVNAARPRRAQTVVPFHARPSVLETAAKARENAQVELALSGEDDRFDDDFIGDDLIESSPLREAPVLPQTAAPLAGDRPDDATPAAFDAVDDETGEENPAEATPLDAAPRTPDLSDADDDGAPAAPSMPTFRRHPAAPVAPAPMIEGPVVEEETLPGVTADFAEIPDAVEDPTETVDAAREEVDEEVADSLDLPDEDDAEAPEIEEPVEETLEAVEEMAVEESAEENFDAPLDDVTEAPLDDAAVEDEPIGVAPDEDAPVEDAPQDETPEADEAPEGETPEDEPLAAADTALEDVNEDAVEDQTPATGLRPRVVDAPDPPAEDQIDAAPGLLSLVARLDRLPADQSADIASLAEALHAWKTGQASRHAAQ